A section of the Clostridium omnivorum genome encodes:
- a CDS encoding carbohydrate ABC transporter permease, producing MKKNNTMNADKIYKLFIYVALITLAISIIIPVLWVTLASIKQNSEFYTNPWALPKEFYFQNFIDAIEKAKMGQYFLNSVFVTAIAIVLLLAISIPASYVLARFDFKGKKFINTLFMAGLFINVNYIVVPIFLMLLKWDEQLMKVFDKGVFLDNIFILALVYASTAVPFTIYLVSNFFKTIPKTYEEAAFIDGAGYFKTMFSIMIPMAKPSIITVILFNFLSFWNEYIIALTLMPGTSKTLPVGLINLMQSQRAAANYGQMYAGLVLVMLPTLILYMLVQKQLTQGMTLGGIKE from the coding sequence ATGAAAAAAAATAACACAATGAATGCAGATAAAATTTATAAGTTATTTATTTATGTTGCCCTTATAACACTGGCTATAAGCATAATAATTCCAGTGCTTTGGGTTACGCTAGCATCAATAAAACAGAATTCTGAATTTTATACTAATCCATGGGCTTTGCCAAAGGAATTTTATTTTCAGAATTTCATAGATGCAATCGAAAAGGCAAAGATGGGACAATATTTCCTAAACTCAGTATTTGTAACTGCAATAGCCATAGTATTACTGCTAGCTATATCAATTCCAGCTTCCTATGTTTTAGCTAGATTTGATTTTAAAGGTAAAAAGTTTATAAATACATTGTTTATGGCTGGACTATTTATAAATGTAAATTATATTGTAGTTCCAATATTTTTAATGCTGCTAAAATGGGATGAACAATTAATGAAAGTATTTGATAAGGGAGTATTTCTAGATAATATTTTTATTTTAGCTTTAGTTTATGCTTCTACTGCAGTTCCATTTACTATATATTTAGTATCAAACTTTTTCAAGACAATTCCAAAAACCTATGAGGAAGCAGCTTTTATAGATGGAGCTGGATATTTTAAAACAATGTTCAGTATTATGATTCCTATGGCAAAACCAAGCATAATAACAGTAATATTATTTAACTTTTTATCCTTCTGGAACGAATATATTATTGCTTTAACCTTAATGCCAGGTACATCTAAGACTCTGCCAGTGGGATTAATCAATTTGATGCAATCTCAAAGGGCGGCAGCTAATTATGGACAAATGTATGCAGGCTTAGTATTAGTTATGCTTCCAACTTTAATTTTATATATGTTAGTACAGAAGCAGTTAACTCAAGGAATGACTCTTGGTGGGATAAAGGAGTAA
- a CDS encoding DUF6903 family protein, with protein MNKIKAFIMLLIFILSVFLIVKGQIIKGYFGLLIMLAGLIGLVLNLYIYNKKYI; from the coding sequence ATGAATAAAATAAAAGCTTTTATTATGTTGTTGATTTTTATCTTGTCAGTTTTTTTAATAGTAAAAGGACAAATTATAAAAGGTTACTTTGGATTGTTGATTATGTTAGCTGGCCTTATTGGCCTTGTTTTGAACCTATATATTTATAATAAGAAATATATTTAA
- a CDS encoding carbohydrate ABC transporter permease — MNNKGLKRFIVICLAPALTLFTIFMLYPTLSVFQMALYKWGGLSSKRTFVGLNNFKLLMKDEKFLRSFQNTIFIIVIVTIITMTLAILFASILVREDIKGENFFRVIFYIPNILSVAVISAIFSAIYDPSQGLLNGLFKIFNLKNWENVQYLGNQRIVIYSITGAMVWQAIGYYMVIYMSSMSSIPVHLYEAAELDGAGKVRQFFDITLPLVWDTIRTSLTFFVISSINLSFLFVKVMTTGGPDGASEVFLSYMYKQAYDNASYGYGMAIGVVVFLFSFILSGIINKVTEREVLQY; from the coding sequence TTGAATAACAAAGGGCTTAAAAGATTTATAGTTATTTGCCTAGCCCCAGCACTTACTCTGTTCACCATTTTTATGCTATACCCAACTTTAAGCGTATTTCAAATGGCATTATACAAGTGGGGAGGACTATCTTCAAAAAGAACCTTTGTAGGTTTAAACAATTTTAAACTATTAATGAAGGATGAAAAATTTTTAAGATCCTTTCAAAATACAATTTTTATAATTGTTATAGTCACAATTATTACTATGACCCTTGCCATATTATTCGCATCAATTCTTGTAAGAGAAGACATCAAGGGTGAAAACTTTTTTAGAGTAATATTTTATATTCCCAACATTTTATCTGTTGCAGTAATATCAGCTATATTTTCAGCAATATACGATCCAAGTCAAGGACTTTTAAATGGTTTATTCAAGATTTTTAATCTAAAGAACTGGGAAAATGTTCAGTATCTCGGAAATCAAAGAATAGTAATTTATTCTATTACCGGGGCAATGGTTTGGCAGGCTATAGGTTATTACATGGTAATTTATATGTCCAGTATGAGTTCAATCCCTGTTCATTTGTACGAGGCTGCAGAGCTGGATGGAGCAGGAAAAGTAAGACAGTTTTTTGATATTACACTACCATTGGTTTGGGACACTATTAGAACATCTCTAACCTTCTTCGTAATAAGTTCTATTAATTTAAGCTTTTTGTTTGTAAAGGTAATGACAACTGGAGGTCCGGATGGCGCATCAGAGGTGTTTTTAAGTTATATGTACAAGCAAGCCTATGATAATGCAAGCTATGGTTATGGTATGGCTATCGGAGTTGTTGTTTTCTTATTTTCATTTATACTGTCAGGAATTATTAATAAGGTCACAGAACGTGAAGTACTGCAGTATTAG
- the gnpA gene encoding 1,3-beta-galactosyl-N-acetylhexosamine phosphorylase, producing METSNNKRVTLPVEVGIDKVVQEMINKWGADAIRNSDGTELSKELMDMAVKVYTTYLTIRNDQAFARGHMDQLQMQYLMSKHNIALSNVLEIHILDGYFNRQFEIDKEHDWKRYWEVVDRTTGEVVDNKLWEFNEVKKTVIINGAKKWHRYTVSFLARQIWDTTHMYNHLTNNWTTPQHVAYDAFHKETREHIFSYLENWLRDNPSVDVVRFTTFFYHFTIAYNDKAKEKYVDWFGYSASVSPEAIDEFERVRGYKLRAEDFVDEGYYNSPFRIPSKNFLDWMDFIQQFVTENARKLVDLCHENGKEAMMFLGDNWIGTEPYGAYFKNIGLDAVVGSVGSGATLRMIADIPHVKYTEGRFLPYFFPDTFHEGGNPTKEAVENWVQARRAILRNPVDRMGYGGYLSLALKFPDFVDKVAEITEEFREIHNRIQGTKPYTPKFKVAILNAWGKLRSWQTNMVAHALWYKKIYSYVGVIECLSGMPVDVEFISFEDIKKKGISSDIGVIINAGDAGTAWSGGNYWLDEQVTGKIREWVYNGGGFIGIGEPTAYLHQGRYFQLADVLGVDREVGFTLSYTRHDEEFQGKHFILEDKEKDIDFGEGMSDIYRVLDNATILSMNRGDINLSVNEFGRGRAVYISGLPYTPENVRILYRAIYWSASKEKEIYNWYTSNNNTECSAYPEAGNAAIINNSNQVQNTTIYVDKDNYKDIELKPYEIKWMTI from the coding sequence ATGGAGACATCAAATAATAAGAGAGTTACATTACCTGTAGAGGTGGGTATAGATAAAGTAGTACAAGAGATGATAAATAAATGGGGGGCAGATGCCATAAGAAATAGTGATGGCACAGAGCTTTCTAAGGAATTGATGGATATGGCAGTTAAGGTATATACAACCTACTTAACTATTAGAAATGATCAAGCCTTTGCAAGAGGTCATATGGATCAACTGCAAATGCAGTATTTAATGTCAAAGCATAATATTGCATTGTCAAATGTATTAGAAATTCATATATTGGATGGATACTTTAACAGACAATTTGAAATAGATAAGGAACATGATTGGAAAAGATATTGGGAAGTTGTGGATAGAACTACTGGTGAGGTAGTTGATAATAAATTGTGGGAATTTAATGAAGTAAAGAAAACGGTAATAATTAATGGTGCAAAAAAATGGCATAGATATACAGTTAGTTTTTTGGCAAGGCAAATATGGGATACAACTCATATGTATAATCACTTAACTAATAATTGGACAACACCACAGCATGTAGCCTATGATGCATTTCATAAAGAAACTAGAGAGCATATATTCAGCTATTTGGAAAACTGGCTAAGGGACAACCCAAGTGTAGACGTAGTTAGATTTACTACCTTCTTTTATCATTTTACAATTGCTTATAATGATAAGGCGAAGGAAAAATATGTTGATTGGTTTGGTTACAGTGCAAGTGTAAGTCCTGAGGCAATTGATGAATTTGAAAGGGTAAGGGGCTATAAGCTTAGAGCAGAAGATTTTGTAGATGAAGGATATTATAATTCCCCATTTAGAATTCCATCAAAGAATTTTTTAGATTGGATGGATTTTATTCAGCAGTTTGTAACAGAAAATGCTAGAAAACTAGTAGACCTTTGCCATGAAAATGGAAAAGAAGCAATGATGTTTTTGGGTGATAATTGGATTGGAACAGAACCTTATGGAGCTTACTTTAAAAATATAGGTTTGGATGCAGTGGTAGGCTCGGTAGGCAGCGGGGCTACACTTAGAATGATAGCTGATATTCCTCATGTTAAATATACTGAAGGCAGATTTTTACCTTACTTCTTTCCAGACACCTTCCATGAAGGTGGAAATCCAACTAAGGAAGCAGTAGAAAACTGGGTTCAGGCAAGAAGGGCAATCCTTAGAAATCCAGTTGATAGAATGGGTTATGGCGGATATTTGAGTCTTGCACTAAAGTTTCCAGACTTTGTAGATAAGGTAGCAGAAATAACAGAGGAATTTAGAGAAATTCATAATAGAATCCAAGGAACAAAACCATATACTCCAAAATTTAAGGTTGCTATATTAAATGCCTGGGGTAAGCTTAGAAGCTGGCAAACCAATATGGTAGCGCATGCCCTCTGGTATAAGAAAATTTATTCTTATGTTGGAGTAATAGAATGTTTAAGTGGTATGCCTGTGGACGTTGAATTCATAAGCTTTGAGGATATTAAAAAGAAGGGGATTTCAAGTGATATAGGAGTAATAATAAATGCCGGAGATGCTGGAACTGCTTGGTCTGGAGGAAACTACTGGCTTGATGAACAGGTTACAGGAAAAATTAGAGAATGGGTCTACAATGGCGGAGGTTTCATTGGAATAGGGGAACCTACAGCTTATCTACATCAAGGAAGGTACTTCCAGCTTGCAGACGTATTAGGAGTGGATAGGGAAGTTGGCTTTACTTTGAGCTATACCAGACATGATGAGGAGTTTCAAGGCAAACACTTCATTTTAGAAGATAAGGAAAAGGATATTGATTTTGGTGAAGGCATGAGCGATATCTATAGAGTTTTGGACAATGCTACAATCCTTTCTATGAATAGAGGAGATATAAATCTCTCAGTGAATGAATTTGGGAGAGGAAGAGCTGTATATATTTCTGGACTGCCTTATACACCAGAAAACGTGAGAATTTTGTATAGAGCTATATACTGGTCTGCTTCTAAGGAAAAAGAAATTTATAATTGGTATACCTCAAACAATAATACCGAATGCTCAGCATATCCTGAAGCTGGCAATGCAGCTATAATAAACAATTCCAACCAGGTACAAAACACAACAATATATGTTGATAAAGACAATTATAAAGATATAGAACTAAAACCTTATGAAATTAAATGGATGACAATATAG